Proteins from one Shewanella pealeana ATCC 700345 genomic window:
- a CDS encoding SirB2 family protein, producing METFYSLYPAFKHMHMTLIATSVLFFLVRFVLHMRKSPVLEKKAIKIAPHVIDTFLLLSGLILCFSIKQYPFVDPWMTEKLGAVVAYIVLATIVLKANRNTLFKVFAAFGAIGWVVYAAKLAILKQGVLLG from the coding sequence ATGGAAACTTTTTACAGTTTGTACCCAGCGTTTAAGCACATGCACATGACGCTTATTGCGACTAGCGTATTGTTTTTCTTAGTCCGTTTCGTACTGCATATGCGCAAGTCACCCGTATTAGAAAAGAAAGCAATTAAAATTGCGCCGCACGTTATCGATACCTTCCTACTGTTATCTGGTTTGATCTTATGTTTCTCAATCAAACAGTATCCTTTTGTTGATCCATGGATGACTGAAAAGTTGGGTGCCGTTGTTGCTTACATCGTGTTGGCTACCATCGTGCTAAAAGCAAATCGTAATACATTATTTAAAGTCTTTGCAGCCTTTGGTGCAATCGGTTGGGTTGTTTATGCCGCTAAACTTGCGATCCTTAAGCAAGGGGTGTTGCTCGGTTAA
- the prmC gene encoding peptide chain release factor N(5)-glutamine methyltransferase, with protein sequence MQLTISGALKWASSQLESISDSASLDAEVMLLHVINKQRSYLYTWPDRSLEPEQVFEFKQMLAKRLRGNPIAHIVGEREFWSLPFRVNPTTLIPRPDTEILVETALNLPLAESAKVLDLGTGTGAIALSLAHERSEWQVCAIDKVDDAVALAKENRTNLKLEQVDVFQSDWFDAVECYDFNLIVSNPPYIDEEDEHLSQGDVRFEPASALTAPQRGFADLFYIAESARDYLAPGGYLLLEHGYQQAIELREKLIELGYENVATVRDFGSNDRCTLGRWPR encoded by the coding sequence TTGCAATTAACTATCTCAGGGGCGCTTAAGTGGGCCTCTTCTCAGCTTGAAAGTATTTCAGACTCAGCATCACTGGATGCTGAGGTCATGTTGCTTCATGTAATTAATAAACAGCGTAGCTACTTATATACTTGGCCTGATAGAAGCTTAGAACCCGAGCAAGTTTTTGAGTTTAAACAGATGTTGGCCAAGCGTTTGCGTGGTAATCCAATCGCGCATATCGTTGGTGAAAGAGAGTTTTGGTCACTGCCTTTTAGAGTGAATCCAACAACGCTGATCCCACGCCCCGATACAGAAATCTTGGTTGAAACAGCGCTGAATTTACCTTTAGCTGAAAGTGCTAAGGTACTCGATTTAGGCACTGGCACGGGTGCTATCGCCTTGTCATTGGCCCATGAGCGTAGCGAATGGCAGGTTTGTGCGATCGATAAAGTGGATGATGCTGTGGCATTAGCCAAGGAAAATCGTACTAATTTGAAACTCGAACAGGTTGATGTGTTTCAAAGCGACTGGTTTGATGCTGTTGAGTGCTATGACTTTAATTTGATTGTGTCCAATCCGCCTTATATCGATGAAGAGGATGAACACCTTTCTCAAGGCGATGTTAGATTTGAGCCAGCGAGTGCCTTAACTGCACCACAGAGGGGCTTTGCAGATCTGTTTTACATTGCAGAGTCGGCTCGTGATTACTTAGCACCAGGTGGCTATTTGCTACTCGAGCACGGTTATCAGCAAGCTATCGAGTTAAGAGAGAAGTTAATTGAGCTGGGTTATGAAAACGTTGCCACGGTTCGAGACTTTGGCAGTAATGATCGCTGCACATTAGGTCGTTGGCCTCGTTAG
- the prfA gene encoding peptide chain release factor 1, with amino-acid sequence MKDSVIRKLEGLLERNEEVLALLSDAGVIADQERFRALSKEYSQLEDVVSTFKSFQQAEEDLESAKEMMEEDDPELKEMAQEEYKVAKSAIAALEDELQILLLPKDPNDDNNCFIEIRAGAGGDEAAIFAGDLFRMYSRYAESKRWQIEVMNTNEGEHGGFKEVIAKISGEGVYGKLKFESGGHRVQRVPETESQGRVHTSACTVIVLPEVPEAEAIEINKADLKVDTFRASGAGGQHVNKTDSAIRITHIPTGIVVECQDQRSQHKNRAQAMSVLAARIQAVEDEKRRSAEESTRRNLVSSGDRSERIRTYNFPQGRVSEHRINLTLYRLGEFMEGDIDCVVEPLIQENQADMLAALGEG; translated from the coding sequence ATGAAGGACAGTGTGATTCGTAAGCTTGAAGGCTTACTTGAACGTAATGAAGAAGTGTTGGCGTTACTGAGTGATGCAGGCGTTATTGCCGATCAGGAACGTTTCCGCGCCTTGTCTAAAGAATATTCTCAACTAGAGGATGTAGTCAGTACCTTTAAGTCTTTTCAGCAAGCCGAGGAAGATCTCGAGTCAGCTAAAGAGATGATGGAAGAGGATGACCCAGAGCTTAAAGAGATGGCTCAGGAAGAATATAAAGTCGCTAAGTCGGCGATAGCAGCGCTTGAAGATGAGTTGCAGATCTTATTGCTTCCAAAAGATCCGAATGACGACAATAACTGTTTTATCGAAATCCGCGCTGGCGCGGGTGGTGATGAAGCGGCTATTTTTGCGGGTGATTTGTTCCGCATGTATAGCAGATACGCCGAAAGTAAGCGCTGGCAGATAGAAGTTATGAACACCAACGAAGGTGAGCATGGCGGCTTTAAAGAAGTGATCGCTAAAATCAGTGGCGAAGGTGTTTACGGTAAGCTGAAATTTGAATCTGGCGGACACCGTGTACAACGTGTACCTGAGACCGAGTCTCAAGGCCGCGTACATACTTCAGCTTGTACTGTGATTGTACTGCCTGAAGTACCAGAAGCAGAAGCGATTGAAATTAACAAGGCCGACTTGAAAGTGGATACTTTCCGCGCATCAGGTGCTGGTGGACAGCACGTTAACAAAACTGACTCAGCTATTCGTATTACCCATATTCCAACAGGTATCGTTGTAGAGTGTCAGGATCAGCGTTCACAGCATAAAAACCGTGCCCAAGCGATGAGCGTGCTTGCCGCGCGTATCCAAGCTGTTGAAGACGAGAAGCGTCGTAGTGCTGAAGAAAGTACACGCCGTAACTTGGTGTCATCAGGTGATCGTTCAGAACGTATTCGTACTTATAACTTCCCACAAGGTCGTGTAAGTGAGCACAGAATTAACTTAACTCTGTACCGCTTAGGCGAATTTATGGAAGGTGACATCGATTGTGTTGTAGAACCACTGATCCAAGAAAACCAAGCGGATATGCTTGCAGCACTGGGTGAAGGCTAA
- the hemA gene encoding glutamyl-tRNA reductase, with the protein MSLVAIGINHKTATVDLREKVAFGPDKIHDAMKSLAASTQSGEAVIISTCNRTELYCNNCEAADVVAWLEDYHQLSHEDVEPCLYQYKGQEAVKHLMRVSAGLDSLILGEPQILGQVKQSFVKAKEAGTVAATMDRMFQNTFSVAKKIRTETEIGAAAVSVAFAAVSMAKHIFSSISTTQVLLVGAGETIELVARHLKDNGVTTMVVANRTISRAEAMCEEFGATAITLEQIPDFLPKADIVISSTASPLPILGKGMVEKALKQRRHQPMLLVDIAVPRDIEAEVADLDDAFLYTVDDLQSIIEQNMASRREAAEQAELIAEDQAYQFMEWIRSLESVDSIREYRTKSMAIKDELVERAVNKLAQGGNSEQVLLELANKLTNKLIHAPTQALTAASRQGDLNSLGQLRALLGLDKD; encoded by the coding sequence ATGAGCCTTGTAGCAATCGGAATTAACCATAAAACGGCGACGGTCGACCTGCGAGAAAAAGTCGCATTCGGTCCTGATAAAATTCATGATGCCATGAAGAGTCTAGCTGCTAGCACTCAGTCGGGCGAAGCCGTCATCATTTCCACCTGTAACCGTACAGAACTTTACTGTAATAACTGTGAAGCTGCTGACGTAGTTGCTTGGCTGGAAGATTATCATCAACTATCTCATGAAGATGTTGAACCCTGCTTGTACCAATATAAAGGTCAAGAAGCGGTTAAACATTTAATGCGTGTATCTGCTGGTCTCGATTCACTGATTTTGGGTGAACCGCAAATTTTAGGTCAAGTGAAGCAATCTTTTGTGAAAGCAAAAGAAGCGGGTACCGTTGCTGCGACAATGGATCGTATGTTTCAGAATACCTTTTCAGTCGCCAAAAAAATTCGAACCGAGACTGAAATTGGTGCAGCGGCCGTATCGGTAGCCTTTGCAGCAGTGAGTATGGCAAAACATATTTTCTCATCAATCAGTACGACTCAGGTATTATTGGTCGGTGCCGGTGAGACAATTGAGCTGGTCGCGCGTCACTTAAAAGACAATGGCGTTACAACCATGGTTGTTGCCAACCGAACGATTTCACGTGCAGAAGCCATGTGTGAAGAGTTCGGCGCGACAGCAATTACACTCGAACAGATCCCAGATTTTCTCCCTAAGGCCGATATCGTGATATCCTCTACGGCTAGCCCATTACCAATTCTTGGTAAAGGCATGGTAGAAAAAGCGCTTAAGCAGCGTCGTCATCAACCTATGTTATTGGTTGATATAGCAGTTCCTCGAGATATCGAGGCTGAAGTCGCGGATTTAGATGATGCATTCCTCTATACCGTAGATGACCTGCAAAGCATTATTGAACAGAATATGGCATCTCGAAGAGAAGCCGCCGAGCAAGCAGAATTAATTGCAGAAGATCAAGCTTATCAATTTATGGAATGGATCCGCTCGCTAGAGTCGGTAGACAGTATCCGTGAATATCGCACAAAAAGTATGGCGATTAAAGATGAGCTGGTAGAGCGAGCGGTCAACAAATTGGCCCAAGGTGGTAATAGTGAGCAGGTCTTACTAGAACTAGCTAATAAGCTTACCAATAAACTGATCCATGCGCCGACACAAGCGCTTACCGCTGCGAGTCGACAAGGGGACTTGAATTCCCTTGGACAATTAAGAGCTTTGCTTGGACTAGATAAAGACTAA
- the lolB gene encoding lipoprotein insertase outer membrane protein LolB, which translates to MNNLRRITKNTYLWVILGTLLVSGCSTTIPDNLVPVSVNKVQQADAWEMQGKLAVRTPQDKFSTNLYWLHSPDHDELKLTTMLGTTVLSLSSRAGEATLEVDGKTYKDSDPQRLLTRVSGWSIPIKSLPLWITGQLTVGDKLLAKDAQGRPAKLVNAEQQPPWEVEFNSWQTQSGAEVPRLLNLQRGEIRLKLQLSQWQALAPQSQTLFQQTSPTENSL; encoded by the coding sequence ATGAATAATTTGAGACGCATCACAAAAAACACTTATCTCTGGGTGATACTGGGCACTCTTTTAGTTAGCGGTTGCTCAACTACCATACCAGACAACCTAGTTCCCGTCTCTGTTAACAAAGTACAACAGGCTGACGCATGGGAAATGCAAGGTAAGCTTGCGGTGAGAACGCCCCAAGATAAATTCAGTACTAATCTGTATTGGTTACATAGCCCTGATCATGATGAATTGAAGCTAACCACTATGCTTGGAACAACAGTGCTATCACTGTCGAGTCGAGCTGGAGAAGCCACACTAGAAGTCGATGGCAAAACCTACAAGGATAGCGACCCCCAGCGATTACTCACCCGAGTATCAGGTTGGTCCATACCTATTAAGTCACTGCCACTTTGGATCACAGGCCAACTAACAGTTGGCGACAAACTGCTAGCCAAAGATGCTCAGGGTCGTCCGGCTAAACTGGTTAATGCCGAACAACAGCCTCCCTGGGAAGTCGAATTTAACAGCTGGCAAACTCAAAGCGGTGCAGAAGTGCCAAGATTACTTAACCTGCAGCGTGGTGAGATTCGCCTAAAATTACAGCTGAGTCAGTGGCAAGCTTTAGCACCACAAAGCCAAACGCTTTTCCAACAGACGTCACCAACTGAGAACTCTTTATGA
- the ispE gene encoding 4-(cytidine 5'-diphospho)-2-C-methyl-D-erythritol kinase has translation MTASLSLGWPAPAKLNLFLHINAQRHDGYHELQTLFQFIEHCDYLDFKVLDTPKLKLHSNMSSAVADSDNLILKAAKSLQQRTDCQLGAEIWLDKRLPMGGGLGGGSSDAATTLVALNQLWETGLSLRELGEIGLKLGADVPVFINGFSAFAEGVGEKLQNVEPAEPWYLVLTPQVHVSTAEVFQDPDLPRNTPKLSLESLMNSPWQNDCQTLVAKRYPQVAKTLAWLLEYAPSRMTGTGACVFGQFEQEQEAKDVLAKLPASIQGFVAKGANISPLMLRLAQC, from the coding sequence ATGACAGCGTCACTTTCATTAGGCTGGCCGGCTCCGGCTAAACTAAACCTATTTCTACATATCAACGCTCAGCGTCATGACGGCTATCACGAACTGCAAACTCTGTTTCAGTTTATCGAACATTGTGACTATCTAGACTTCAAAGTGTTAGATACGCCAAAGCTGAAATTACATTCGAATATGTCATCAGCTGTTGCCGACAGCGATAACTTAATTCTCAAAGCCGCAAAATCGCTGCAACAACGAACAGATTGTCAGCTAGGGGCTGAAATTTGGCTAGATAAACGCCTTCCTATGGGCGGCGGTCTCGGCGGCGGTTCCTCCGACGCAGCCACCACGCTAGTCGCACTTAATCAACTATGGGAAACAGGATTGTCGCTACGAGAGCTCGGTGAAATAGGCTTAAAGCTTGGCGCAGATGTTCCTGTTTTTATTAATGGTTTTTCAGCATTTGCCGAAGGTGTAGGCGAAAAATTGCAAAACGTTGAGCCCGCCGAGCCTTGGTATCTGGTGTTGACTCCCCAAGTACATGTTTCTACGGCTGAAGTCTTTCAAGACCCAGACCTACCTCGAAACACGCCAAAGTTAAGTCTCGAGTCATTGATGAACAGCCCATGGCAAAATGACTGCCAAACATTAGTCGCAAAACGCTACCCTCAAGTTGCCAAAACCTTAGCGTGGCTGCTAGAATATGCGCCGTCCAGAATGACCGGAACAGGAGCATGTGTTTTTGGTCAATTCGAACAGGAGCAAGAAGCTAAAGATGTATTGGCGAAGTTGCCTGCATCGATACAAGGCTTTGTTGCGAAAGGGGCAAATATATCACCGTTGATGCTGAGATTAGCTCAGTGTTAA
- a CDS encoding ribose-phosphate pyrophosphokinase: MPDIKLFAGNATPSLAKKIADRLFCKLGDAEVGVFSDGEISVQINENVRGADVFIIQSTCAPTNDNLMELIVMVDALRRASAGRITAVIPYFGYARQDRRVRSARVPITAKVVADFLSSVGVDRVLTCDLHAEQIQGFFDVPVDNVFGSPVLLEDMLAKNLENPVVVSPDIGGVVRARAVAKLLDDSDLAIIDKRRPQANVAQVMHIIGDVQGRDCIIVDDMIDTGGTLCKAAEALKEHGANRVFAYATHPVFSGNAAKNIAESVIDEVIVTDTIPLSPEIAALDKVSQLTMSTVMAEAIRRVSNEESISAMFKH; the protein is encoded by the coding sequence GTGCCTGACATTAAACTTTTTGCCGGTAACGCTACACCTAGTCTCGCTAAGAAGATAGCCGATCGTCTATTTTGTAAACTTGGAGACGCAGAAGTAGGCGTTTTCAGTGACGGCGAAATCAGTGTCCAAATTAATGAAAATGTACGTGGTGCGGATGTATTCATCATTCAATCTACTTGCGCTCCTACTAACGATAACCTAATGGAACTTATCGTTATGGTTGACGCGCTTCGCCGTGCATCAGCTGGTCGTATTACAGCGGTTATTCCTTACTTTGGTTACGCGCGTCAGGACCGTCGAGTTCGTAGTGCTCGTGTACCGATTACAGCTAAAGTTGTTGCCGATTTCCTATCAAGCGTTGGTGTTGACCGCGTATTGACATGTGATCTACACGCAGAGCAAATCCAAGGTTTCTTTGACGTTCCAGTTGATAACGTATTTGGTAGCCCTGTTCTACTTGAAGACATGTTAGCTAAGAACCTAGAAAACCCTGTTGTTGTTTCTCCTGATATCGGTGGCGTTGTGCGCGCTCGCGCAGTCGCTAAGCTACTTGATGACTCTGATTTAGCAATTATCGATAAGCGTCGCCCACAAGCGAACGTTGCTCAGGTTATGCATATCATTGGTGACGTTCAAGGCCGTGACTGTATCATCGTTGATGATATGATCGACACTGGCGGTACGCTATGTAAAGCTGCTGAAGCACTTAAAGAGCACGGTGCAAACCGCGTATTCGCTTACGCAACTCACCCTGTTTTCTCTGGCAACGCTGCTAAGAACATCGCTGAGTCTGTAATCGATGAAGTAATCGTAACCGATACGATTCCATTGAGCCCAGAAATTGCTGCTCTAGACAAAGTTTCACAGTTAACTATGTCTACAGTTATGGCTGAAGCTATTCGCCGTGTAAGCAACGAAGAATCAATCTCTGCAATGTTCAAGCACTAA
- the ychF gene encoding redox-regulated ATPase YchF, with the protein MGFKCGIVGLPNVGKSTLFNALTKAGIEASNFPFCTIEPNTGVVPVPDTRLDALAAIVKPERVLATTMEFVDIAGLVAGASKGEGLGNKFLANIRETDAIGHVVRCFEDDNIVHVANKVDPASDIEVINTELALADLDSCERAITRQAKRAKGGDTEAKFEVAVLEKMRPVLDEGKMLRSMELTKEELAAIGYLNFLTLKPTMYIANVAEDGFENNPHLDTVKALAAEENAVVVAVCAAIESELAEMDAEDREEFMADLGLEEPGLDRVIRAGYDLLSLQTYFTAGVKEVRAWTVRIGASAPQAAGVIHTDFERGFIRAQVMAYDDFITYKGEAGAKEAGKLRVEGKTYTVKDGDVMHFLFNV; encoded by the coding sequence ATGGGTTTCAAATGTGGCATCGTAGGCCTGCCAAACGTTGGTAAATCAACACTTTTCAACGCACTAACTAAAGCTGGTATCGAAGCGTCAAACTTCCCGTTCTGTACAATTGAGCCTAATACAGGTGTTGTTCCTGTACCTGACACTCGTCTAGACGCATTGGCTGCAATTGTTAAGCCTGAGCGTGTATTGGCGACAACTATGGAGTTCGTTGACATCGCGGGTCTAGTTGCCGGTGCATCTAAAGGTGAAGGTCTAGGTAACAAGTTCCTAGCTAACATCCGTGAAACCGATGCTATTGGTCATGTGGTTCGTTGTTTTGAAGATGACAACATTGTTCACGTTGCTAATAAAGTAGATCCAGCAAGTGATATCGAAGTGATTAACACTGAGCTAGCGTTAGCTGACCTTGACTCATGTGAGCGTGCTATTACACGTCAAGCTAAACGTGCTAAAGGCGGCGACACTGAAGCTAAGTTTGAAGTGGCCGTACTTGAGAAAATGCGTCCAGTATTAGACGAAGGCAAAATGCTACGTTCTATGGAGCTTACTAAAGAAGAGTTAGCAGCCATTGGCTACCTAAACTTTTTAACGCTTAAGCCTACCATGTATATTGCTAACGTGGCTGAAGATGGTTTTGAGAATAACCCACACTTAGATACTGTTAAAGCACTTGCTGCAGAAGAAAACGCAGTCGTTGTTGCAGTTTGTGCAGCCATTGAATCTGAGCTTGCTGAAATGGACGCGGAAGACCGTGAAGAGTTCATGGCAGATCTTGGTCTAGAAGAGCCTGGTCTTGATCGCGTGATCCGTGCAGGTTACGATCTACTAAGTCTACAAACCTATTTCACTGCTGGTGTAAAAGAAGTACGTGCTTGGACTGTAAGAATTGGCGCGAGTGCACCACAGGCAGCCGGTGTTATCCATACTGACTTTGAACGTGGCTTTATCCGTGCTCAAGTTATGGCTTACGACGACTTCATTACTTATAAGGGTGAAGCCGGCGCGAAAGAGGCGGGTAAGTTACGCGTAGAAGGTAAGACCTATACCGTAAAAGATGGCGATGTAATGCATTTCCTATTTAACGTATAA
- the pth gene encoding aminoacyl-tRNA hydrolase, giving the protein MSNIKLIVGLANPGAQYERTRHNAGAWYVEELARVCGATLTLDSKYFGMTARVTLHGKDVRLLIPTTFMNLSGKSVGALANFFRIAPEEILVAHDELDMPPGVAKFKLGGGHGGHNGLKDIIAKLANDKGFYRLRIGIGHPGDKSQVSNYVLSKASPTDQELMDAAIDEAVRSTEVLFNQDMAKAMHRLHSFKA; this is encoded by the coding sequence ATGAGCAATATTAAACTGATAGTTGGGCTTGCAAACCCCGGCGCGCAGTATGAACGGACTCGTCATAATGCTGGCGCGTGGTACGTTGAAGAACTCGCTAGAGTCTGTGGTGCCACATTAACACTAGACAGTAAATACTTTGGCATGACAGCGAGAGTGACGCTGCATGGTAAAGATGTACGTCTACTTATACCGACGACCTTTATGAATTTAAGCGGAAAGTCGGTAGGGGCGTTAGCGAACTTTTTTCGCATCGCCCCAGAAGAGATTTTAGTAGCGCACGATGAGCTAGATATGCCACCGGGTGTTGCAAAGTTTAAGTTGGGCGGTGGTCACGGTGGTCATAACGGTCTTAAAGATATCATTGCAAAATTAGCGAATGATAAAGGCTTCTACCGATTACGCATCGGCATAGGCCATCCTGGTGATAAGAGTCAGGTGAGCAATTATGTGCTGAGTAAGGCCTCCCCAACAGATCAAGAACTGATGGACGCTGCGATTGATGAAGCGGTACGTTCGACAGAAGTCTTGTTCAACCAAGATATGGCAAAGGCGATGCATAGACTGCATTCTTTTAAAGCATAA
- a CDS encoding FAD-dependent monooxygenase, protein MVGAAAAIGLGQLGLKVAVVEAFAPKAYDSEQPLDLRVSAISAASEALLERLGALGGLDSMRKVAYKGLETWEMDGCITRFHSDQIGTSHLGHIVENRLIQLSLWQRMQQLENISLFCPVKISDMSRDPLQDLIEVQLDNGDALQARLLIGADGANSMVRQWANIGITAWDYAQSAMLINIETACAEQDVTWQQFTPSGPRSLLPLPDNNASLVWYDDANRIAQLSQLNNSALKTQIDKYFPERLDRNFSVVDKASFKLTRRHAQTYYRDNLVILGDAAHTINPLAGQGVNLGFKDVDALINTIAGHLEETNGWWNSQVLAKYQRSRYRDNQLMMSTMDLFYASFSNDILPLKLLRNGALKLANIDSPIKKQVLRYAMGF, encoded by the coding sequence ATGGTCGGCGCCGCTGCAGCGATAGGTCTTGGGCAGCTAGGATTAAAGGTGGCAGTAGTCGAAGCGTTTGCTCCAAAGGCTTATGACAGCGAACAGCCACTGGATTTGCGTGTATCCGCTATCAGCGCGGCATCGGAAGCTCTGCTTGAGCGCCTTGGGGCCTTGGGTGGACTCGACTCGATGCGTAAGGTTGCCTATAAAGGCCTGGAAACGTGGGAGATGGATGGCTGTATCACCCGTTTTCATAGCGACCAGATTGGCACCTCTCATTTAGGTCATATCGTGGAGAATCGTCTGATCCAACTTTCTCTTTGGCAGCGTATGCAGCAGCTAGAGAATATTTCTCTGTTCTGCCCGGTTAAAATTTCCGATATGTCACGTGACCCACTTCAAGATTTAATTGAAGTGCAGCTCGATAATGGGGATGCATTGCAGGCTCGTTTGTTAATTGGCGCCGATGGCGCGAACTCTATGGTGCGACAGTGGGCTAATATAGGCATTACGGCTTGGGACTATGCTCAATCGGCGATGCTGATTAATATTGAAACCGCCTGTGCAGAGCAAGATGTTACCTGGCAACAGTTCACACCAAGCGGGCCGCGATCGTTATTACCATTGCCAGATAACAATGCTTCATTAGTTTGGTATGACGACGCCAACAGAATTGCTCAGCTGAGCCAACTCAACAATTCTGCATTAAAGACGCAGATTGACAAATATTTTCCAGAGCGGTTAGACAGAAACTTCAGCGTTGTTGACAAGGCAAGTTTTAAGCTGACTCGCCGACATGCGCAAACTTACTACCGAGATAACTTGGTGATCTTAGGCGACGCAGCCCATACAATTAATCCACTCGCAGGGCAGGGCGTCAATTTAGGTTTTAAAGATGTCGACGCCTTGATTAATACCATAGCTGGACATCTAGAAGAGACAAACGGCTGGTGGAATTCTCAAGTATTAGCTAAGTATCAGCGAAGCCGGTACCGTGATAATCAATTGATGATGTCGACCATGGATTTGTTCTACGCAAGTTTCAGTAATGACATTCTGCCACTTAAGCTTCTGCGTAATGGCGCACTAAAACTTGCTAATATTGATAGTCCAATTAAAAAGCAGGTACTTAGGTACGCAATGGGCTTTTAA
- the miaB gene encoding tRNA (N6-isopentenyl adenosine(37)-C2)-methylthiotransferase MiaB produces MSKKLHIKTWGCQMNEYDSSKMADLLDEYEGYTLTDNAEEADVLLLNTCSIREKAQEKVFHQLGRWKTLKDKKPGLIIGVGGCVASQEGKAIKERAQCVDLIFGPQTLHRLPEMIDQIKDGKKAVIDVSFPEVEKFDRLPEPRAEGPSAFVSIMEGCSKYCSFCVVPYTRGEEVSRPLDDVILEIAQLAEQGVREVNLLGQNVNAYRGATHDDEICTFAELLRYVAAIDGIDRLRFTTSHPIEFTQDIIDVYEDTPELVSFLHLPVQSGSDLILTQMKRGHMAIEYKSIIRRLRKARPDILISSDFIIGFPGESKQDFADTMKLIEDIQFDHSFSFIYSARPGTPAADLPDNVSLDEKKERLAILQDRITQQAMRYSRQMVGTVQRILVEGPSVKNPMELRGRTENSRVVNFEGLHEHIGKFVDVEIVDVYTNSLRGVFIRGEDEMDLRRDLRPSDITAKYKQADDLGVTLFTPA; encoded by the coding sequence ATGAGTAAAAAACTCCATATTAAAACTTGGGGCTGTCAAATGAATGAGTATGACTCATCTAAGATGGCTGATCTTCTTGACGAATACGAAGGTTACACATTAACAGACAATGCTGAAGAAGCTGACGTGCTGCTTTTAAATACCTGCTCTATTCGTGAGAAAGCACAGGAGAAAGTGTTTCATCAGCTAGGGCGCTGGAAAACATTAAAAGATAAAAAACCTGGGCTGATTATCGGCGTTGGTGGTTGTGTTGCCTCACAAGAAGGTAAGGCTATTAAGGAACGTGCTCAGTGCGTAGACCTTATTTTTGGCCCGCAAACCTTACATCGTTTACCTGAAATGATCGATCAGATCAAAGACGGTAAAAAAGCGGTTATCGACGTGAGCTTCCCAGAAGTTGAGAAGTTTGACCGTCTTCCGGAACCGCGGGCCGAAGGTCCAAGTGCTTTCGTATCAATTATGGAAGGCTGTAGCAAATACTGCTCTTTCTGTGTGGTGCCTTACACTCGTGGTGAAGAAGTTAGCCGTCCATTGGACGATGTGATTCTTGAAATCGCCCAACTCGCAGAGCAAGGCGTGCGTGAAGTTAATCTACTTGGCCAAAACGTAAACGCTTATCGTGGTGCAACCCACGATGATGAGATCTGTACTTTTGCAGAACTTTTACGTTACGTAGCTGCAATTGATGGTATTGACCGTTTACGCTTTACCACCAGCCACCCAATTGAGTTTACGCAAGATATTATTGATGTGTATGAAGACACACCAGAGCTTGTAAGCTTCTTACACTTACCAGTGCAATCAGGTTCAGACTTGATCCTAACGCAAATGAAACGTGGACACATGGCAATCGAATATAAGTCGATTATCCGCCGTTTACGTAAAGCTCGTCCAGATATCCTAATCAGCTCTGATTTCATCATCGGCTTCCCAGGTGAATCTAAGCAAGACTTCGCTGATACCATGAAGTTGATTGAAGACATACAGTTTGACCATAGCTTTAGCTTTATCTACAGCGCACGCCCAGGAACCCCAGCTGCGGATCTTCCAGATAATGTTAGTCTTGATGAGAAAAAAGAGCGTCTTGCTATCTTGCAAGACCGTATCACTCAACAAGCTATGCGTTATAGCCGTCAAATGGTCGGAACTGTACAACGCATCTTAGTTGAAGGCCCATCGGTTAAGAACCCAATGGAGCTTCGCGGCCGTACTGAAAACAGTCGTGTGGTAAACTTTGAAGGCCTGCATGAACATATCGGTAAGTTTGTCGACGTAGAGATTGTTGACGTATATACCAACTCTCTTCGCGGCGTGTTTATCCGCGGTGAAGATGAAATGGACTTGCGTCGTGATTTACGTCCATCTGACATCACTGCAAAATATAAGCAAGCTGATGACTTAGGTGTGACCTTGTTTACCCCGGCTTAA